A genomic stretch from Bdellovibrionota bacterium includes:
- a CDS encoding response regulator gives MIRALVVDDEAPARSELAYQLGQCQDVQVVGEADDGLQALSLAEQLHPDVLFLDVHMPEMDGMEVVRRLLSWKTIPYVVFVTAYDRYAVRAFELHALDYIQKPVDLERLSTCVNKVRNIVTKDLLFRGALEKLAGAMGSIPQNAPKEYAFQLAVRNGRRIYAVPVEDIRYVR, from the coding sequence ATGATTCGAGCCTTGGTCGTCGATGACGAAGCGCCGGCCCGGAGCGAGCTGGCGTATCAATTGGGGCAGTGCCAGGACGTGCAGGTGGTCGGAGAGGCCGACGACGGCCTTCAGGCGCTCTCCCTCGCGGAACAGCTACATCCCGACGTTCTCTTTCTCGATGTTCACATGCCCGAAATGGACGGAATGGAAGTGGTTCGGAGGCTCCTTTCCTGGAAAACAATTCCGTACGTCGTGTTCGTGACGGCGTACGATCGTTACGCCGTTCGCGCGTTCGAGCTTCACGCACTCGACTACATTCAAAAACCGGTGGATTTGGAGCGGCTCTCCACCTGTGTGAACAAAGTCCGCAACATCGTCACAAAAGATCTTCTTTTCCGCGGAGCGCTCGAGAAACTGGCGGGGGCGATGGGGTCAATTCCGCAGAACGCTCCCAAGGAATACGCATTTCAGCTGGCGGTACGTAACGGGCGGCGGATTTACGCCGTGCCGGTGGAGGATATTCGTTATGTTCGT
- a CDS encoding histidine kinase, translated as MQTGSGIILTNDQMILVTALIKIGLMAAMATVLSRFDTFKRMFFLEREGVKGRIYFIALMGGLFSLGVLARILLGYVAADMGLEGSLLGGLVAGSIVGMTVGLAVSLPAVAAGEYGLIPIAVVAGLAGGLLHHFCYRQRQRISFSPLTLVFFRRYREDQNDRPHLRYDLRLLIVIVALSVLELGASKVWGRSVLFTLIPTHSWTLAALLIGKAAAIGVPLMIWDHTYVEMALAERERGIVQARLDALKSKIQPHFLFNTLNTIASLIRIDPPKARTVLQKLAQILRAILDTNDDFRPLEEELRFTDDFLDIERARFGEERIRVHKNVDPALLRIHVPSLLIQPIVENSVIHGLKKKSGTIRISAQKSDEYLHLIVEDDGVGISAERLSVVKNSGIGLSNVNERLHVLYGSDFDFDVESEPGKGTRVSVAFPLKSTSSRIAGNA; from the coding sequence ATGCAAACCGGGTCGGGCATCATTCTCACGAACGATCAAATGATCCTGGTGACCGCCCTGATCAAGATCGGATTGATGGCGGCGATGGCCACGGTTCTTTCCCGTTTCGACACGTTCAAGCGGATGTTCTTCTTGGAACGCGAAGGCGTGAAGGGGCGTATCTATTTTATAGCCCTCATGGGTGGACTTTTCAGTCTCGGTGTTCTTGCTCGAATCTTGCTGGGTTACGTCGCCGCCGATATGGGGCTTGAGGGATCGCTTCTGGGCGGGCTGGTGGCCGGTTCGATCGTCGGCATGACCGTCGGCCTGGCCGTTTCTCTGCCGGCGGTTGCCGCCGGTGAGTACGGCTTGATCCCCATCGCCGTCGTGGCCGGATTGGCGGGGGGATTGCTCCATCATTTTTGTTACCGCCAGCGCCAGCGGATTTCGTTCAGTCCTTTGACGCTCGTTTTTTTCCGCAGGTATCGTGAGGATCAAAACGATCGGCCGCACCTTCGGTATGACCTCCGCCTTTTGATCGTCATCGTCGCCTTGAGCGTATTGGAGCTGGGCGCAAGCAAGGTTTGGGGAAGATCGGTTTTATTTACGCTCATTCCCACGCACAGTTGGACGCTGGCCGCGCTTCTGATCGGAAAGGCCGCCGCAATCGGCGTGCCGCTCATGATTTGGGATCACACGTATGTCGAAATGGCGCTGGCCGAACGGGAGCGCGGAATCGTTCAGGCGCGGCTGGACGCGCTGAAGAGCAAAATCCAGCCTCACTTTCTGTTCAATACGCTCAACACGATCGCCTCGCTGATTCGGATCGATCCTCCCAAGGCGCGCACGGTCCTGCAAAAGCTGGCTCAAATCCTGCGGGCGATTTTGGATACCAACGACGATTTCCGGCCTCTGGAAGAAGAACTTCGGTTTACGGATGACTTCCTCGACATTGAAAGGGCGCGGTTCGGCGAGGAACGAATTCGCGTGCACAAGAACGTCGATCCCGCGCTGCTCCGCATTCACGTGCCGAGTCTCCTGATTCAACCGATCGTCGAGAATTCCGTGATTCACGGGTTAAAGAAAAAGAGCGGAACGATCCGAATTTCCGCGCAGAAGTCGGACGAGTATCTTCATTTGATCGTGGAGGATGACGGCGTGGGGATTTCGGCCGAGCGCTTAAGCGTCGTGAAAAATTCCGGGATCGGTCTGTCGAACGTGAACGAACGACTCCATGTCCTGTACGGCTCCGATTTCGATTTTGACGTGGAGAGCGAGCCCGGAAAGGGAACGCGAGTGTCCGTGGCCTTTCCGCTCAAGTCGACGTCGTCGAGAATTGCGGGGAACGCATGA